The nucleotide sequence TCGTCGATCTTCCGAGTGGACGACCGCATCGTCGTGAACATGCACATCTATGGCTCGCCGGGTCGCAGCAATCCGGTCATGGTGTTCACGCGATCCGATGAGCCCGGGCTTTGGACGACGTTCGAGCAGGCATTCGATCGAGTCTGGGACAACGCCAAACCGCTGACTGACCGAGGTCAATCTTTACCGTAGAAGGGGCTTATTTGCTCATGCGTACCGACTACTACGACGACCCCGACGCTCCTAGACCTAACAGCGTCGTTCCGTCCGCATCAGCCATCGTCACCGATGAACTCGGCCGCATTCTGCTGATCAAGCGGCGAGACAACGAACTTTGGGCACTACCTGGCGGCGGGCACGATATCGGGGAGACCATCGAACAGACGGCCATACGCGAGGTCAAAGAAGAAACCGGCCTCGACGTCGAGATCGTGTCACTCAGCGGTATCTACACCAATCCTGCGCATATGGTCGCTTTCTCCGACGGTGAAGTCCGCCAGCAGTTTTCGCTTTGCTTTACGACGCGGCAGACAGGTGGAACCTTGGCCATTGACCACGAGAGCACCGATATTGCGTGGACGAGCCGCGACGACATCGCGACGCTCAATATGCACCCATCGATGAGGCTTCGGATCAACCACTACCTCGAAGCCCGAACGACTCCCTACCTTGGATGACGGGTCACGAGACCCAGGCTCGGACCCGGTCGACAGCCGCCAGGAGGTCCCTGTGCGTGGAATCGACCGCCCGATGGACTGGGTCATCCGGTCCGTAGCGCTGCAGTACCTCGGGCAACCGGTCGCTCGGCGACACTGCCGACCCGTCGGGACCGGTCGTCAGATCGCAGAAGGTCAACGCATCCAGTAGCTGTTGCGGTGGCGCGGAGAACGCTGATATGCCGTTAATCCCACGTTCGCGTGCTTCGGCTGGCGCGCCCGAGTGGAAGGCGACCAAGGAGACCACCAGCTCGTCGAAGCCTTCCCGGCGCGCAAACGCGGCGCCGTCGACCGGGTGAAAGCCTGTGGACCGCACCGACGGCGCATAGCCGATGTCGTGCAACCATGCTGCCGCCACCAGGCAATCCCCACTGGCTGCGTCGAAATGCCCGCGGAGCCCGTCGGCAGTCGCTGCGACCCCACGCACATGTGTGAGCCGAGCCGGCAGGACCCTAAGTCGTGATTCCGCGGCGACCCGCGCCCGCGTCCGCTGCGGCGAACTCATAATGTCCACCCTAGCGATCCGGCGCTGATCGAGATGCTCGACGAAAGTGTGCGTCCACCGGAAGAGATCTCCCACGACGTTCCGCCTGGTCGCCGCGCAGACATCAGGCTTTTTGTTTCGGCGAACGCTCGTCGACAACCGAGACTGACACGCCGCCGATACGAAGACAAGCTAAAGATATGAGTGTCCGGACCGTCGTACAACTCGTCTACACGAAACGCGAGAGCGCGTGGTGAGAAGTGTCCCTGTTGATATGAAGAGTCGGGGTGATGGGAGGTGAATCCGTCTTTAAGCGGACTCATGCCATACACGCGCAGTTCCCCCTGACCGAGTTGCTGTATTGCCGGCCGCAAAGCACACAGCTTCGTGGTGGCGGCTCCCGTCCGCCGCCACCAAAGCCTGATGTCTGCGCGGCGACCAGTCAGAAGCCGCCGTGATCTGCGGTGTGAGAACTTTCTTTACTGGTATCAAGGCGCCGTGATGCAGCATGCACCACGAATTGATCTCAGATGGCAGGAACCTTCGCTGATCTGCTTGATCGGGGAACTTCAAGGTCCTTGGCTGCTTACGCTTGCACCGTGGCTGACCTGGACGTGATGATTTTCACCTTCACTGAGACCGAAGCCGAGGCCGTCAAGTCGCTCCTGCAGAAGTACCTCGACACGGGCCCGGCGGATTCGACGTTATGGAGAGCTGAGGTCCTGGGCGAACGGATCATCGTGGGGACCCTCGCCGACGACCGAACCGTACGAATCGAACACAAGTCGCTGCGGGCCCAAGGCAATGTCACCGCGGCGGGTGAGCTCACTCGCGCCGCCTACGACGATGAGAAGGTACACGGGGAGTTCGCGGACTACTACATCTTCTACGCCTGTTGCGGAGCGCTCGACGGGAAACTAATTGGCCAGATCTTCCGCATTTCGAGCGTCTCGTACATGTCGCTGGGCTCCGTCAAGAGACATCACGGCCAGGTCGTTGACGC is from Mycobacterium marinum and encodes:
- a CDS encoding NUDIX domain-containing protein, which translates into the protein MRTDYYDDPDAPRPNSVVPSASAIVTDELGRILLIKRRDNELWALPGGGHDIGETIEQTAIREVKEETGLDVEIVSLSGIYTNPAHMVAFSDGEVRQQFSLCFTTRQTGGTLAIDHESTDIAWTSRDDIATLNMHPSMRLRINHYLEARTTPYLG
- a CDS encoding HD domain-containing protein, with amino-acid sequence MSSPQRTRARVAAESRLRVLPARLTHVRGVAATADGLRGHFDAASGDCLVAAAWLHDIGYAPSVRSTGFHPVDGAAFARREGFDELVVSLVAFHSGAPAEARERGINGISAFSAPPQQLLDALTFCDLTTGPDGSAVSPSDRLPEVLQRYGPDDPVHRAVDSTHRDLLAAVDRVRAWVS